The DNA region cgttggtggcgtagtggtgtgcgcatgcccaaggtcccgaatcctctgccaggggatttcaaagagcgcggtgtccgttattgcattggtgatcggtgggcgcggccatcttcctttggccgcgcgtgcgcagaagcggcgctctgcttgccgcggcgctctgctggccgcggcttcaggaaaatggccgccgcgatatccatctgcgcacgcgcggcatcccgcggccattttcctgatgccgcggccagcagagcgccgcttctgcgcacgcgcggccaaaggaagatggccgcgcccaccgatcaccaatgcaataacggacaccgcgctctttgaaatcccctggcagaggattcgggaccttgggcatgcgcacaccactacgccaccaacggaaaactatgcaaaatctgggggaagacaacgcccatctgaccagactagcctgattgacaggcgaaaacggagactttgcaaaggtatttcggcaacttaggtgggtaataaacgcataacaaacacactaatgtaacgcccacctctgcccctatttaacgctgtttttatcccatcttccaaaaacatggtgacaggttccctttaagttgttgCTGTGAACCCATAACATGAgatcaaaggagctctcaatggaaaaGAAACAGACCTTCCTTAGCTGAAAAGAAAGacgaaatccatcagagagatagaTAACAgcaatgttaggagtggccaaatcaacaatTTGTttaattctggaaaaaaaaaaagcactggcGAGCTTGGGAACTAAAAAAGGTCTAGACATCACAGAAGACAATAGTGGTGGATGACTTCAGAGAAGAATACTCTAAAGGAAGGggagacttcatgagagcaaatatagAGAGTTCACCACAAGATGAAAACTATtaaatcagccttaaaaatagaaaaggTCAGATTACACTTTGCCAAAAATCATCTAAAGAAGGCAGCCCGGTtctggaaaataattatttggacagatgaaactaagatcaacctgtaccagaatgatgggaagaagaaagtatagCGAAAAATTGGAACATGATCAAAAGAACACCAcaccctctgtaaaacatggtggaagcagtgtgatggcatgggcatgcatggtttccaatggcactgggtcactagtgtttattgataatGTGAATAATAACAGAAGCAgtcggatgaattctgaagtgtagagGGATAAATTTTGTGCTCAGATTCAATCAAAtacagcaaggttgattggattcacagcagatggacaatgacccaaaacatactacaAAAGCAACCcaagagtttaaagggaacctgtcaccagaaatacgcTATGAACCTGCatatatggagttaatctgcagattaataacaTTATTAACCTGCCCGGTGCCCACCCTTTGccttaactttattctccccggcagCATTCAGTCATGGGAGTGGAGCCTGCGTGAGTTCAGTCACCTCTGAGTATAGTAAGCAGCGGCTGTAGCCATGCccccatatctgaaggttaatagctttttttaattattttttttgtgacagtttccctttaagccacacaagtggaatattctgcaaaggCTGAGTAAATCACCAGATCCCAACCCCATGGAAgatgcatttcacatgcttaaaggggtggtcagaaggtaaatttttttttttaatttagtgccGTAATCTAAACTAATTTCTAATAAGTTTGCATTAAAAATTCCTTACAGTTCGATAACTACACTAACAGCTGTTGTATTTTTCCATACTTTTTGTGTGATGACGTTTTGTTTGAGAACACCAGTGCattctgggatactcaaacaaagtgATACCAGAGGgtagaggctgcggtcactgctgCAACCTCTgacccctccctgaaatgaagcctCATTAGTGACGCTCGTTTCAGGGGTGGGGCTAGTCTCTGGCTCGTGACTGCTGATATGAACCAGCAACAGAGCAGGTGCTGCGattgtgcacaatgacagcgcaaGGGACCATCCCCGCCCCGAAAACAAGTGTCACTGATGCTGCTTAGTGTCAGAGGGGCGGCGAAGGGGGCTGTGGCAGTGACTGTAGCCTTTGCCCCTATCTCAGCATGCACTGCGTCAAATAAGAAGTAgggggcaaaaaaaaaacaaaaacctacaacagcagttagtgtagttagggaacagTAGGAATactgcaagtatattagaaaatagctaaGATTACGACACCAAACAGATAGGGCTTTAGATTTACAATTTCTGTGACCTTCAGACCACCTCTTTAAGTCAAGAATTAAGGCAGAAAGACCAACAAACAACTGAAGTCAACTGCAGTAAAGGCCTGGAAAAGTATCGCAAAGGAGTAAACCCAGTGTTTGGTGACATCCATGGCTCCCACACTTCAGGCATTCACTGCctccaaaggattctctacaaagtattaaaaattagcaatttattttttatggtacagTTAAATCGTCCAATTACTTTTAGCCCCTAAAATGAGGAAGCTTTGTTTGCATCTCAGTGGTTtcattttaaataataataaaaaaaaaaagtggcatgtgGAACCCAAATCACAAAGACTCggccactgtccaaatatttctcgaccaaatatatatattacaaacaCACACATATCTCTCTCTCTGTAACAGTAAAGAATCGACAAATGCCGAAGCTCAGTGCTCTGTATAAAACCCCCTTCAATCCAGTACTATTCTTACAGAACTTCCACAATAAGATGGTAAGAAGCCTACCTTGGATTGAATGCCGTTTGCAGTTGGTGCAGCACTTGGAGTTGGATCTTTAAGGCTTGTAGTAGACTGAGGATCGTTGTGCACGGCTTTATTTTCTTTAACCTCTGAAGGCTTTTCAAACTCTACAGTTTTTCCAGCTCCCAATGATGCAATGCTCAGTTTTGTCTCAACAGAAACTACAGTGGAAGTTGTGGAAGGCACTTTTGAGGGCTTTGGTTCAGCAGTATGAGGATAATGAGGATCCTTTGACAAGTTTGCTGCATCAAGGGAAAGTGGGGAGTAATGCTGTGCTGCAACTGAAATACTGTTACATGCCGCATTGGCTGTTGAAAGCTGATTAAACTCTGAACCCTGAGGTGGTAATTTAGAGACTGATATTTCAGAACTCTTACCTTTAGTGGTGATGGCAGCCAATTCACCACCATTGTCTTCATCTGATGAGAAGGGAGACCCAAGACTTATTGTCAAGACATTGTCAACGTCACAATCAAATGGAACGTTGAGGATCTCACTTCGATTCAGTGCAGCTTCAACCCTAGACAGAGTCTGCAGAAGATGTTTTGGAGAAAACGAATTGGGAGCCTGAGAAGAAGAAACTCCCTTTATGTCCAACAATGGTGTAGACAGGTCACTGTCCACCACTGTTTGAGCAGTAGGGAGCTCATTTGGAGATTTCACATTACAAACACTAGACTGGATTGCTTCACTCACCTCTTCTCGGTCTAAGGCTGACTGGCAGGGTGAGGGTGGCATTGCAGCATAGTTGTCTCCCTCACTCTCTTCAGTCAAAGTGTCAGAAACATCCAGTGTTTTGTAAAGTGAAGCTGCGCTATTCTCACCTTGACTTTCTGAAGGTCTAAATGGGTCCACACATGTAGTGACCTCATTACAGGTTTCTGGGGGCTCAGCAGCATGGTAAGGGTCAATAATGTCCTGCAGAATGATGTCCTCTTGTTCTGAAGTTAAATTAGCAGTGTCATCAAAGTCATCCTCATCATCCGAACCATGCAATAaagaatcctcctcctcctcctcatgttcCACTGTATTTTCACTTTGTGAATGAAAGGATGAAAAATGTAGGTGCTTGGTGGCCGAAGAACGGCCAAAGGAAGATGAAGGTGTGCTACAACTAAAGGCATCGTGACGTGATCTCTTGGCCCAAGGGGTGAGTTCTGCAGCTTCATCTCTTTCACGCTTAGACCCAGTTGCTCGATCATTAACAATACTGATTTTTATCTCTTCCATCGTTCCTGGAAAAGGGTCTTCCCAGTCTGTTGGGTACAACAACACTTGCCGCTCAGAGCATACTCCGGGCACGGATGGATTACGGACTACATTCATAGGTCAGGCTGTTCAAGATGTTCTGCAGAAAAAGGCAATTTTATTAATAGCACAACACTAAAAGACTGACAAGTAAAGGAATCATTTTATATGAATAAACAttttaatacactgtgtgcagaattactaGTAgactattttgaccatatcatttttatgcagattttcaaaCGCCAAGCTATACAACCTTCAATTCTTATTGGTTGAAGCAGATCAGGTGCCTTTGTGTAATGATTAGGGTGAGGCCTAAGAATATCAATGCCCTTTATCaagatgtgcagaattattaggcagcttgtttttccTCATGCAAAATGGGCCAAAAATATAGATTTATCTGACTCAGAAAATTAATAAATTGTTGAAAATCTTAAAAGGGATGGAGTactcttgaaattgctaaaatattggactgtgatcacagaaccatcaaaagttttgctgccgctaaaaaaaaaaaaattatatatatatatatatatatatatatatatatatatatatatatatataagaaaagatGTAAATGAACTGCCAAAGGTTTGAGGAGACTCAACATGCAATTTGCAGCTTTATCAATTTCTAAACTTGAGATAGCCCCTTTAAATGGTTATTCTTATCTCCCCAACTTATCGGACCTGATCGTATTTTGCAAAGACTGGACCACAGACACCTATCACAAGGCTGAAGGCAGAGAAGGAACAAAGATACCCTGACGGAAGCTTGTTCGTAGCTAAGGTCATATGAacgtagggaaaaaaaaatgtttttgatccCTATTGTAGGCTGTAATTTTTGTTTTGACATCCATATGACTTTTAGttttaatgttaaaaatatatatattacactaaAAGGTACGTGCTCATTTTTCTATGAAATTTTTTAAAtggatccattaaaaaaaaaacaaaaaaatatgatACAGTGCAGGTGGTCTCTCTATTACATCAGTTATTTTTTCACACCCACTGAAATCTATAGGCGaatatcataaaaaaaaacaaaaaaaaaacagatgggaCTAAAGAATTTTTTTCCCTACACAGAACTTTGGTATGGACTAACACACTGACTAACATTGGCGTGTGCAGTTCGTCTTCCATATGGACCGAAAATAAATTTATGTAAATTAAACCTTCTCCCTCAATTACATGAACGAAGAAAAACTTCCCCAATCGTGGTTCAGGGACCCATGGTCTTAAAAGCTATGGTCACTTGCCATGGAAAAGAATACTTTTTACATGTTAGTACAGAGTTATTAATACAAGTTAACCAGTAttgtttccatctgtgaacatcattcattttcagacccctTGACATGCAGTTTGAAGTCTGATCCAAGTTTCAAAATTTTCTCTTGAGGGGAGTGTCCCTctctgtgaggtctgtgtgtaCCCCTCATGTATCGGTTGTATGTAGCGATTGTAGCCAGGTATATTTTTACTCTAAAACACCAAAGAATTTTCAGAGAACTAGGGCTGTGGAGTTTGCGtaggtataaaatggactgactggCTCCTAAAAGATATaacaaattgggtacagtagtacaatgcaggatgtgctgtaaattgtcataatttgggaaagttatgaactgtcctataaatgtctgctcCGATCTAAGGATCtggatctaaggctactttcatactagcgtcctGTGACGtaagtcgcaatgcgttgttttggagaaaaaaacgcatcctgcaaagttgccgcaggatgcgttttttcttcattgacatgcattagcaacgcattgcgacgtatggccacacgtcgcttcCGTCGTGCGACCGATGCGTcacgctttggcggaccgtcggcacaaaaaaagttccatgtaatttttgtgcgtcgtgtccaccatttccgaacgcgcatacgcggccggaactctgccccctactccccggacattacaatggggcagcggatgcgttgaaaaactgcatccgctgtcccgttgttcatttatttcacaacgtccgtcgggccgacgcatggcgacggccccatactgacagaagtgtgaaagtagccttagtttactttatgtacatgctcagtagtgaggcagtgctggggagggagtcggaggtttgggttaccgactccacagtcctgcAGAGAACACAGTTGGCAGCGATGAGGAGAGACCAAACTAGTCCGGTAAGTCCAGTTGACTAACAGATCACTCCTTATGTACttacatgggagagacctgtcaatcaactagatGGGGCGAAGCCATGGAGTTTCAGAGTAAAACAAACCTGGCTCAAATATCTATTGCCCGTGCTTCAGTCAGCATGAATCCATACTTAAGGATGGTGCACACATCTTTTCCAAGTGGATTCCACTTGAAAAAGCACTGTAAAAAATGAACATCATGCATAAAAATGTAAAAACCACATTGCTATATGCATGTTCAGTCTTTTGGTACTTCTGTTAACCGCTTCAGACAGCTTCCACTAGGAAAATGCTCGCTCGTTATAGTTTAAATAGAACAAAGACGGAAAAAAACGCCACCAATGCCGCTTTGGGAAAAGGACCATTGGTATTTTCCTGAACCGGCATCGCCAAGAAAATCCTTTTGTGGGCCCGCCAGAGTCTTAaaaacaccatgtgcacatagcctcaccattagtgatgagcgaatatactcgctactcgagcacgctcgggtgtcctcagagtattttttagtgctcggagattgtttttcttgccgcagctgaatgatttacatctgttagccagcataagtacatgtgggggttgcctggttgctagggaatccccacattttcttatgctggctaacagatgtaaataattcggCTGcaacaagaaaaactaaatctccgagcactaaaaaaatacttggacacccgagagtgctcgggaaatctcgagtaacgagtatattcgctcatcactactcaccatctCTCCTTTTGCTCCTTGCCTCTTTGGATACGCCCCCTGAAGCAGCTGGGTGATAGGCGCATTTGTCAGGGTTACACATTACTATGCAAGTTTGCCTCCTATACTCTTCTTTCTGATGTATATGTTAGCCATTAGGGAATCTACTGCAATATATACGTGGGCATAATAAGTATATAATGTTTATTGACTTGGGAGGTGTTTTGTTAACCCTCCAATGATCTACTATGTTTTTAAATAAATCGGTTATCTTTAATAAAGTTCATATATTTGTGAGATATTTTGTAACACCGTTTTTCTTTTTGTTTATCTCCTAGCCTATAGCCCGATTATTGGGCCCTTTCAACGTGCTCTTCGCTGGCAGTTAAAAGACAATCGATGGGCTACATACAACCCAATCAGCAGTGGTTTACACATGCTTGCCGACGATCATCCTATGCCAAAAGAACATCATGCTATTGGCAGCACATCAcctgtttacactggcaatgtgctgccgataactATTTTTAAGACTCCTTGAAAATAATCACACTTCTTGAACGACCTTTCTGTTCATTCGCCGGGATATTTCTGGCCTGTGTATCTGAGTCACTAGTCAGGAGAGAGAATTCCTACAAACACATTTAAATGGACCATTAGATACAAGATTAGTGCACAATCCCTAAATCTTAACATCTCCTTCTCGAATGGTGGATTTACACCATTAGCTGTTAAACGACCACCATGCCGCCTACTCGTTTTGCAGGTCTctctcactggtgattgacaggcCTGAGTGTCTCTGCAGGCATTGCTCATTTAAGGCAAACAGGGCTGTCAATCACCAGCGAGGGAGGAGGGAACATGCAAAACTTAGAGGGGGCAGGTTGCACGAAGCCTCTTGACCGACAACGCTAGGGTGCACTGAGGACCCTAATTAGCATATGTGATTAaactgcagaaaaatggcagcaataAAAGCACCAAATAGGATTATTATAGTGGCGATATCCCCTATAAGAACATGTGCTTAGTTTATACTGGAGACTGAGAAGACTTCATTCCCATAAAGTGGGTCAGAAAGGGTTTTGTAAAACCACACCAAAAATTGCACTGAAGGATTCTCCTTAGGAGGGGATAAATGCTCCAAAATCTGCCGCATACCAGACAAGGAGGGGAATTTCACCTGGATTAAAGCGGATGACCACCATATACACCTGTTGTGTGCACGAGGTTGAAGTTGGTTTCTTCAGCTTTTTACAGGTTTTACAGGTCTGTCACCGCATTTGACTTATCTaaattattaatatgggcatacaggttatagaatgcagaggacaggtctaCCTGTGTGTCTCACATCAGATGTGCTGTTAGTGAGAAAtcttcttttatcactttatataatctCTTCCACAAAAGGGAAGCCTGGAATGGATGGTGCCTGAAAGATAACTCTGCCTtcagagcttgttttacatgaagggggagttaccagtgtgatgagtAATAGTCGCTCTCCTGACCTCAGGGTAGAgcagtgtgtgattatacctgaaacATCTGTAGGTTCCTCACAGCTTCCATCTTGTAGGCAGACAGTGTTGCAATATtgatacaatacagcagagctcagagagaagcaaaaaatgtgtttgcaagaagacaaatttcatttctcctgttctgtgttgattacttgtgtgatagaaatatatatatcatgtagatctcacttgcatgtatactcctctataatcaaatatatacttatatgctcacagctaatatatacattataatcaatggtttaaaatggctgacacaaactgaactgatataagcctgatataacccagacagatcatatggtgtttttcaatcttaaaaacaggaaatcgggtcagatgtctgagataatgcctagaatctagctgaatcttgctgaaacggcagaccaacagtgtcaggtgtctccactttgtcctagacagagaactcgagtttagttgcttgatcagcagtcatatgagcattaatcacaatattccatatatgtttagataaccaatgacagaggagctagacaatatggtaattaactaaccacccctgacaacccctaaccactcctttctatgtgaaaatataaaactatgtatgtacaataaagtatcagtattgatggaatgttgttctgtcacagttgtgtacagtccattcttgatgagcgctcaaaatactcagtctaattgggagcggccacagcacacacagggatatatttatccaaccctaatatttccataacagaatggcccccaacagcgaggcacggatgaaagcaagggatccttctaaccggagatacggaagctgtagcgtggcctggcacaggggcaggagactgcgcagctccataagtaaggtaagaaaatgttatcatcttacctgaaagtcccctgtgcccagtccttgtctatgcttcttgccggtaagatgtggtcacaaattc from Ranitomeya variabilis isolate aRanVar5 chromosome 3, aRanVar5.hap1, whole genome shotgun sequence includes:
- the S100PBP gene encoding S100P-binding protein isoform X1, coding for MNVVRNPSVPGVCSERQVLLYPTDWEDPFPGTMEEIKISIVNDRATGSKRERDEAAELTPWAKRSRHDAFSCSTPSSSFGRSSATKHLHFSSFHSQSENTVEHEEEEEDSLLHGSDDEDDFDDTANLTSEQEDIILQDIIDPYHAAEPPETCNEVTTCVDPFRPSESQGENSAASLYKTLDVSDTLTEESEGDNYAAMPPSPCQSALDREEVSEAIQSSVCNVKSPNELPTAQTVVDSDLSTPLLDIKGVSSSQAPNSFSPKHLLQTLSRVEAALNRSEILNVPFDCDVDNVLTISLGSPFSSDEDNGGELAAITTKGKSSEISVSKLPPQGSEFNQLSTANAACNSISVAAQHYSPLSLDAANLSKDPHYPHTAEPKPSKVPSTTSTVVSVETKLSIASLGAGKTVEFEKPSEVKENKAVHNDPQSTTSLKDPTPSAAPTANGIQSKVVAPPCCKVQSSTDPKKEKPRIAIAPLCRPSFRDSIPDFQLEKDKNVYCHRVLMHITSPRQFTSEDPSIELNSLLKQISQEHQNWQHPSDLSKRNHPRFGNKPSRRFTLNQWVTESGGSDQRFKDFPNTFQRSSIPSVLPFSS
- the S100PBP gene encoding S100P-binding protein isoform X2; the protein is MNVVRNPSVPGVCSERQVLLYPTDWEDPFPGTMEEIKISIVNDRATGSKRERDEAAELTPWAKRSRHDAFSCSTPSSSFGRSSATKHLHFSSFHSQSENTVEHEEEEEDSLLHGSDDEDDFDDTANLTSEQEDIILQDIIDPYHAAEPPETCNEVTTCVDPFRPSESQGENSAASLYKTLDVSDTLTEESEGDNYAAMPPSPCQSALDREEVSEAIQSSVCNVKSPNELPTAQTVVDSDLSTPLLDIKGVSSSQAPNSFSPKHLLQTLSRVEAALNRSEILNVPFDCDVDNVLTISLGSPFSSDEDNGGELAAITTKGKSSEISVSKLPPQGSEFNQLSTANAACNSISVAAQHYSPLSLDAANLSKDPHYPHTAEPKPSKVPSTTSTVVSVETKLSIASLGAGKTVEFEKPSEVKENKAVHNDPQSTTSLKDPTPSAAPTANGIQSKVVAPPCCKVQSSTDPKKEKPRIAIAPLCRPSFRDSIPDFQLEKDKNVYCHRVLMHITSPRQFTSEDPSIELNSLLKQISQEHQNWQHPSDLSKRCFARIVLLPSPHAACFSIFSTN
- the LOC143816051 gene encoding uncharacterized protein LOC143816051, giving the protein MSFPAWPPHTKGTPHRHFHIRASRRQRLTPRQDPHNTRSAYRLTSSFPASRRHHRAYSPIIGPFQRALRWQLKDNRWATYNPISSGLHMLADDHPMPKEHHAIGSTSPVYTGNVLPITIFKTP